The proteins below are encoded in one region of Cytobacillus sp. IB215665:
- the mraY gene encoding phospho-N-acetylmuramoyl-pentapeptide-transferase: MLEKVVLFSILMAFLISVLLSPVFIPFLRRLKFGQSIRDEGPKSHQKKSGTPTMGGIVILLSIILTVIIMTSKYTEVTVNTYLLLFVTLGYGLLGFLDDFIKVVMKRNLGLTSKQKLAGQIIIAIIFYVVLMQNNISTTVAIPGFDVSIDLSWAYIILLIFWLVGFSNAVNLTDGLDGLVSGTAAVAFGAFAVLAWNQTQYDIAIFAVAVVGAVLGFLVFNAHPAKVFMGDTGSLALGGALATVAILTKLEIILLIIGGVFVIETLSVIIQVISFKTTGKRVFKMSPLHHHYELVGWSEWRVVVTFWTVGLLFAMLGLYIEVWL; the protein is encoded by the coding sequence TTGCTTGAAAAAGTAGTGCTATTTTCAATATTGATGGCATTTTTAATAAGTGTATTATTATCTCCAGTTTTTATTCCCTTCTTACGTAGACTTAAATTTGGACAGAGCATTCGTGATGAGGGACCCAAATCGCATCAAAAGAAATCTGGTACACCTACGATGGGTGGAATTGTCATTTTGCTATCCATTATACTTACTGTAATTATTATGACATCAAAATATACAGAGGTAACGGTAAATACATATTTGTTACTATTTGTTACATTAGGTTATGGTCTGTTAGGGTTTTTGGATGATTTTATTAAGGTAGTGATGAAAAGAAATCTAGGTTTAACGTCTAAACAAAAATTAGCAGGACAAATTATTATTGCTATAATCTTTTATGTAGTATTAATGCAGAATAATATTTCTACTACAGTTGCTATTCCTGGATTTGATGTTTCTATCGATTTATCTTGGGCATATATTATCCTACTTATTTTTTGGCTAGTAGGTTTTTCAAACGCAGTTAATTTAACTGACGGTTTGGATGGGCTTGTTTCAGGTACAGCTGCAGTAGCCTTTGGAGCGTTTGCTGTATTAGCTTGGAATCAAACGCAATACGATATTGCCATTTTTGCTGTTGCGGTTGTTGGTGCGGTACTTGGCTTTTTAGTGTTTAATGCACATCCAGCTAAAGTTTTTATGGGGGATACTGGTTCGCTTGCCCTCGGAGGGGCTTTAGCAACTGTGGCCATTCTAACAAAGCTTGAGATTATATTACTAATTATTGGTGGAGTTTTTGTCATTGAAACACTTTCTGTCATCATCCAAGTCATATCATTTAAAACAACTGGAAAAAGGGTGTTTAAAATGAGCCCTCTACATCATCATTATGAGTTAGTAGGATGGTCAGAATGGAGAGTTGTCGTTACTTTTTGGACGGTAGGTTTATTATTTGCAATGCTTGGATTATATATTGAGGTGTGGTTGTAA